The window AAAACCATAAAAAACACAACCAAAAAGTTAATTAACTCTAATAATAGATTGTACTTCCTAGTATATAAAATTAAAGGATAATAAAATAAGAAAAAAAATTTAAACACAAAAATTATGAGTCAGCCTCAATTTTAAAAAAAAAGTAAAATAAAGGTAATCTATTTGATTACCATTAAAGTGTCTCCAATACTTACCGCATCACCAGGTTCTACGAAAATCTCTTCGACAGTACCGTCTACTTCTGATTGTATATCGTTTTCCATTTTCATAGCCTCGATTACGGCAATAGTGGATCCTTGTGCAACTTTATCTCCAACATTAACGTTGAGTTTGATTACCATACCTTGCATTGGTGAAGGCACTGCACCTTCAACAGGCTTGAAGTTTCCGGATTCGGTTTCTTCGATTTCCATGAATCCAGTAGGCATGATTTTAACTTCAAATACGTCACCATCGACTTCAACATTATATTGAGTTGGAATTCCAATTCCTTCATCCTCAGTGATTGTGTGAGCCGGTTTGAGTTCTTCCTCTTCAGCTTCACCTTTGAGGAATTTTGGAGCAATTGGTGGGTATAACGCATAAGTTAAAGCGTCTTCATCAGATTTTACGAACCCTTCTTTTTCACCTTCTGATTTGAATTTGTCGAATTCAGGTTCAAGCAAGTCTGCCGGCCTGCAGGTAATTACCTCATCATCCCCAATGATTCTTTTTGATATTTCAGCATTAACTGGAGCTGGAGATTTACCGTACATTCCTTTCATGTACTCTTTAACTTCATTGGATACTGTTTTGTATCTTTCTCCACCCAATACATTCATTACGGATTGAATACCTACAATTTGACTTGTTGGTGTTACAAGTGGAGGGTATCCCATGTCTTTTCTGACTCTTGGCATCTCATCCAATACGTCATTGTATCTGTCGAGTGCGTTTTGCTCCTTGAGTTGAGAAATGAGGTTTGAAAGCATTCCTCCAGGAATTTGGTATAATAATACATCAGCGTCAACACTTTCAGATATAGGATCAAGAATACCTGCGTATTTCTCCTTGATATCTTCAAAGTATTTTTTGATTGATGTCAATAATTTTAAATCGAGTCCGGTGTCAAACTCGGTTCCTTGAAGTGCCGCAACCATACTTTCGGTTGGAGGTTGACTTGTACCCCAAGCAAGAGGTGAAATAGCTGTATCTAATATGTCCACACCTGCTTGACATGCAGCATAATAACTGATTGGAGTCATACCACTGGTACAATGACAGTGTAAATCTACAAGCAAATCAGTTTCTTCCTTCAATGCAGACACTAAATTATAAGCTGCAGTAGGAGTAATTAAACCTGCCATATCCTTAATTGCCACGGAGTCACAATCAAGAGCTTCCAACTCTTTAGCCAAGTTGACAAAATCATCCAATGTGTGCACTGGGCTGATTGTATAACTTATTGTTCCTTGCACATGTGCGCCTTGAGCTTTAGCGACTTTGATTGATTTTTCCATATTTCTAATATCGTTCAAAGCGTCAAAAATCCTGAATACGTCAACACCGTTTTCATATGACTTTTCAACGAATTTAGTTACAATATCATCAGGATAGTGTTTATAACCTACTAAGTTTTGTCCCCTTAAAAGCATTTGAATTGGAGTGTGATTAAATTCAGATTTTAATTGCCTTAACCTTTCCCAAGGGTCTTCATTTAAATATCTAATACATGTATCAAAAGTAGCTCCACCCCAAGCTTCAACAGAGAAATATCCAACTTTATCCATCTCTTCTGCAATAGGAATCATGTCCCTAGTTCTCATCCTAGTTGCCAGTAAGGATTGGTGAGCATCACGAAGTGCTGTTTCTGTAAATCTTACTTTTGCCATTAATATTACACCTCTTTCAATTTTTATTCATAAAGTAATCTTAAATTATCCAACTATAATATATGTTTTTATTATTATATAAATTAATAATATTTAAAAGTAGAAATTGAGTGAAAATGGAAATTGAAAAATAAATAAAAAAAAGAGAGAAAAATTGAAAAATTATCTTTCTAATTCGCCAGAAATGAATTTTTCAACGTTTTCATATGCCTCATCATCAGTGTATTGAATTGGAGGATGTTTCATGGTATATGAAGAAATTGAAGTCAATTGTCCACCAATGCCTCTTTCTAAACCAATTTTACAACATCTTACGGCATCAATTACACATCCTGCAGAGTTTGGAGAGTCCTCTACACTTAACCTGAGTTCGATGTTCATTGGAACATCACCGAATGTACGGCCTTCCATTCTGAGGAAACATAACTTGTTGTCGTTTTGCCATGGGACATAATCACTAGGTCCGATATGGATATCACGATCATCCATTCTTTCAGTCAATACTGATTGAACCGCTTCGGTTTTGGATTCCTTTTTGGAGTCTAACCTTTCACGGTTGAGCATATTCAAGAAATCAGTGTTACCACCGGTATTAATCTGATAGGTTCTGTCTAATTTCACACCCCTATCCATGAATAAACTAGCTAGTGTTCTGTGTGTGATAGTAGCACCAATTTGAGCCTTGATATCGTCACCGACAATAGGAATTCCTTTTGCCTTGAATTTGGCATCCCATTCATCATCACTTACAATAAATACAGGCATACAGTTCACATAAGCCACATCAGCATCAAGAGCGCATTGTGCGTAGTATCTTGCTGCCTCTTCTGAACCTACAGGGAGGTAGTTAACCAATATTTCAGCACCGCTTTCTTTCAAGACTGAAACAACATCCACAGGTTCCTCGTCACTTACAACAAATGTATATTCATCATCATAATTGGACATGTGTTCTGCAACACCGTCTAAAACATGTCCCATACATACTTTAACATCATATTTCGGAATATCTTCTTGGAATATTGTAGTGCAGTTCGGTTTGGCAAAAATTGCCTCATCTATTGTTTTGCCAACTTTTCTTGCATCCACATCAAAAGCTGCGACAACTTCAATGTCACTTGGAGTGTATCCTCCAATATCCCAATGCATAAGTCCTATCGCATCTTCTGGCTTTTTACCATCATAATAATGTATCCCTTGAATTAAGGAACTTGCACAGTTTCCTAATCCTACAATCGCTATTTTAATTTTATCCAATATAAACACCAGCTAATTTTAATTAATAAATAAATACTTTATAATAAATAAAATACTAATATTATGTTAAGTAATATACTTTATATAATTATTGTTTAGGAAAACAAAAATAAAGATTTCTATTAAATAAGATAATTTAATTTGGGGAAAGATAATGAATCCATACATTGAAATTTTAAGGCCTGGAAATGTGATTATGGCAGTCATAGCCATTGTTCTTGTGGCAATTGTGGGCCATACAGTATCACTTCCTATAATACTGGCCATGCTAGCAGTATTTTTTGAAATAAGTGCGGGAAACGTCATCAATGATTACTTTGATTATAAGATTGACTTGATCAACAAGCCCCACAGGCCAATACCTTCAGGCAGAATCTCACCGAAAAGCGGTAGAAACTACGCTTATGTATTGTTTGTTTTAGGAACAGTCTGCGGATTTCTGATTTCATACCTGAATAAAGACTGGACAGCATTCATAATCGTTTTAATTTCAGACGTGATACTTTACGTATATGCCCGTAACCTGAAATCAACCCCACTTATTGGAAACCTAACCGTAGGATTCATGACAGGATTATGCTTTGCCTTTGGTGGATATGCCATAAACAATCCCCAAATCATTGCAACATCATGGTTTTTAGGATTTTTTGCATTCGTAATGACCACAGCACGTGAGATAACAAAAGACATCGAGGACATGGAGGGGGACAAGGCCGAGGGCGCCAAAACTTTCCCTATATTGTATGGTGCAAAACTATCTGCAATCATTGCATTTGCATTAATCATCATAGACTGTTTGCTTTGTCCGCTGTTATACATTCAGAACGTATTTAACATCATTTATCTGGCAATAATAGCCATTGCGGTTGTGATATTCTTATACAGCGGAATTCTGATTATTAAAAATCAGGACACAAAAACCGCTGCAAAGGCTTCAAAATATTTGAAAATCGGAATCTTGATTGCATTCGTAGCGTTTGCACTCGGATCATTTTAACCAAAAAAAGAGTATTGACAATGTTTGAAGAGTTTAAAATCAGTAAAAAGGACAAATATTATTTATTATTCATTTTAATATATGGAATAATCCTTGTTGGATATTACATTAACTTCAACTATAGTTTGGGCATTGATTGCAGTGACGTTTACGTATACCTTTTAAATTCTTTATACTATGCGGGATACGATGTAAATGTAACCTATAATATCTTTTTATCCCCAGTGATATGCATTCTAACCTCAATACTTTTTAGATTTGGCCTTGTTGACAAATTGGCAATCATGATTGTGACCGGAGCATTTGCAATCTTTGGAAATGTGGGCCTTTATCTGTTGCTTAGAAGATTTTTTGATGAGGAGTTGAGTTTAACCGGAACAATAATCTATTCCTCATTGACATTGTATTTGACCTGGCTGGCAAACGGTACCCTGGACATTCCGGGAGTGTCCATGACAATTTGGGCCGCATTATTCGGATACCTTGCTCTTAAGGAGAATCCTAAGTTCTATATTCCATTACTGCTATTTCTGGTATTAGGACTGTTTACACGATACACAGTCATATTGTCATATCCTGCATTCGCACTGTATTATGTAATCGAAAGGGGATTCAGGATTGAATCTCAAGACAAGAAATACATCTTAAGGGGAATATTAATAGGAATCATTATTTTGGCAATCACATTGGGATTTGTCATAATCATAGGCCACGGCAGTTTTGAAGCGGGAGCTCAAATGGCAAGAGGAATACAAGGAACCCTTGGAAGCCAAAATGACCCTGCATACAATCCTGATTTCAGTTATTACCTGATGAACATGTTGAACTTCGTATCAAATTCACATACATACTTTGATGGAAATCCAGTATTAGACAGTGCAACTCCTCTGTCATGGGCAATTCTGGCGATATTGGGAGCAGGAATGGGATTGTGGATATATGAGCACAGAAGAAGCCTGGAAAAAAAGGACATGATTCCTGCATTGTTCTTCATTATGGGAATTGTCAGCTTCACCAGAGTGACATCAATAGTCACAATATTGCTCGTTCTCATTGGATTGTTCTTCCTGGGCAAGGATTCTGAGAACAAGATAGTCTATCTGATGATTGGATGGATATTGTCAAATTTCATTTTCTACAGCTTCAATCCGGTTAAGGTGAACAGATACATATTGCCTGTATTTCCGCCAATAATCTATTTTGTCATCCTTTCAATCCAGACAATAAACGACCGCTTTGACATTAACAAAAACATCATTCCAATAATCCTGATAGCTCTGTTCATTGTGCAGGCATTTGCGTTCACGTTCACATTCGAGCCTACAACACAGTACATCACAACAGAGGAAGTGTCCAATTACATCATTGAAAACAACCCTGACTATGAAAGCATCAAAATAGGCGTTTACAACATCAGGCCATTCAGCTGGTGGCTTGGTGCAAATGCAACAGGAATCCCTGTCAGCAACCAGACTGAGATTGATTCAAGCAATGTTACCTACTACATTTCAAACATGAAACTGGATAACCTGACAAACTATTCTGAAATAAAAAATATTAATGAAATCTATCTATATGAAAAAATAAATGTTTAAAAATCTGTTTTTTTAGAATAACATGTTAAGAACCTTTAATTAAATTTTTAATAATTGAAACTTGACCATTATTTTTCGATTTTTAGAAACATATATAATTAAAAAAATTATATACATAATAATATAAAGCAATTTTAAGAGGATATTATGAAAGTTGTATGCTGTAAGAACTGTGGTGCAAAATACCAACTCGATGATGATGACGATATCACAACATTTGAGTGTTCTTCATGTGCAGGTGACTTAGAATACTTAGAGGAATATTCTAATAGCGAAAATACCTCAAATTCCTCCTTTATGGACTCATTCAAATATGATAATTCATATATTGTTCAATGCGAAGATTGTGGATTAAAATATAAAATCAAAAGTAGCGACAGCATACTTGATTATGAATGTGACAGCTGTGGAGGTTCATTAAGATATTTGGACGAAGAAATGAACAAAGAATTGGACCAATATCTTGAAGAAAGGGAAAAAGAGCTTGAAACTATTAGACAACAAAACCAAGTAAACAAACCAACATCTGAAGAATTAACAAATGAAGAACCTGATCGCTTAAAGTCATTTACTGAAAAAATCGGCGATTTCTTCTCTGAAGAAAGCATGCTTAAAATAGCAAATGACGAAAAACAAGAAATAGAACTCGAAGAAGAAGAAGTCGGTAAAACCGCCAGAACCACCATACCTGACGCTGTTTTAACCAAATTTGGAAAAGAATTTGCAGTCCCAAATACTGAAGACTATGAAATCTTGAAAACATTCCTTAAAGATGAATTCTTCAAAAGCATGGGACAATATTATCCTAAGGTTGATAATCAACCAACCGGCAGTTTCCTCGATAAGATAAGCATGAAGGAACCTGAAGGAAAAGATTTAGTTCCAAATGAAACCTCAATCAATGACAATGACACAAGCATCTTCGATGTTGAGGCATTGAATATGAATGAGATAATACTTCTTGTTGGTGCAGGAATATTCATTTTAAGCATAATCGAGATCCTAATCATCAATAGTGGTATCGGTATTATTGCATTATTCATTGGAGTGATAATGCTTTGTTTTGGACTTTACAAAACAAGAGACGTCAAACAAACCGAAGAAAGAACAAGAATTATCAGGGAACACCTGTTGACTCTTCCAGAAGAATACTATGTATTCTACAATGTAAAAACTCCAACAGCACCATCCGGTATTAACCACTTGGTGGTAGGTCCAACTGGAATATATGCTCTTTTATCTCAAAAGTATAATCCAAAACTCAGATTGGAATCCGAAAATGAAAACTTGAACCTAATCGGATCAACCGAGCTTGATGAGGATAAGATTGAAGAAGTTCCAACTAAGGACAATACAAGAAGATTCAGATACACAACCAAACAGGCCAAATTCTCACAGGATGATAAAGTTAAACAAAAAGCATTGACTTTAGGAGAAGATTTAATTAACTTCTTGAATGACAATAATATTAAAAATTGCTTTGTAGAGCCTTTGGTTGGTTTTATCAATAATGAAGTTGTCGTAATAAATATGCCTTTGACTGATGAAGACCTATTTATTGACGAACTACTGAATCAAATTAAAACAAGTACTATCAAGTTAGACCAAGAAACCATTGATAAATGTGCTGTTTTATTAAGTCACTTTTCTGCAGACTGTTCTGCAGAATTTTAATTTCTTTTTTTTAATCCAACATGTAAAAATCGATTAAGGTATCCTCTTTAATATCTTCTTTTGCAGTTCTGCCAACCACATTATTTATTTCAGAAGGAGATATTCCTGTTCCAGGACGTTTGAAAGTCAAATCATCTTCAGATATTTTTTCGCCTTTTTTAATATTTCTGGAAGCGACAATTGACCTTCTCATTTTCTTTCTGGCAGATGTTTCACAAATCAACGGCTGTTTGTTTTTCTTACCATTAATTTTTGACAGGAAATGAACATTCCACTGGAATTTTATGACATCATCGGGATCCATTGAGTACTCATGGTCCTCTCCAGGCAAGGACTTGTCAATGGTGAAATGCTTTTCCAAAATCTTTGCACCATAATTATATGCGGTTGTCAGCAAGGCCATGTTCTCATCAGATTTTGTATGGTCGGAATAGCCAATCTCATAGTCTGGGAAATTTTCCGCCAAGTCCTTTATCATCAGCAGATTGGCATCCTCATAAGATGTAGGGAACGATAAAACACTATGCATTATTGCAATATCGACAAAGGAAACCTCTTCAATGGCACTGACTGCCTGCTTGATTTCACGAATGGTTGATGCTCCTGTAGAGAGCAAAATAGGTTTGTTTTTACTTGCAATATATTTAATGAACGGAATATTGGTTATGTCGAATGATGAAATCTTATAGATGTCCATGAACTCGTCCAGATAATCCACAGACTCAAAATCCAATGGTGTTGATAGAAATTTCATGCCCTTATATTGACAGTATTCAGCAAGCTCCCTATACTCCTCAACGCCAAACCCATCAGTCCTTTTCAAGGATTCATATTGGGATTCTGTGGCCGCCTCATCAGTGAGTGAAACGATTGATTCCGCCTTATATGATTGGAACTCGACAACTGTTATTCCGCAATCCTTTGCCTCGTCGATCATATATTTTGCAGCTTCCATATTGGAAATGCTTTCATGTTCGGCCAAATCATAGAAGTTGATTCCAATTTCAGCTATTAGAACCGGATATCTATTGAAAATGTTCATATAATCACCTGTTCAACTTGAATTTACGATACTCCTGACGGATAACAGACTCCATATTTTCGAAACCGTTTTTTAAGTCAATTGACAGCATTTTTTTATTCATTGCTACACGCAAGTCATAATCGTTTACAAGATTGACGAATTGTTCAATGAGTTGCTGCATTTCAACATCGGCACCCAAACCCATATTGATGAATCCGTTTGACTCATTTGCAAATACGTGAGACAATTCACGTTCGTTTTGGCATAGGCATATTGTTGGAACACCCAATGAACATATGTCATACATCCTCTTGCTTGCTGAGGAAAATATTATGTCCGCCTTGAACATGAATTCGCTGATGTTTGAGACATTTTGATAAATCTGAATAGATTGATTTGATTCATATTTGGAGATGAGCCCTTCCAAATCAGGATATGTCAATCCGACAATTACATTAATCCTTCCTTCATAATTTGTGCTTAAAATTGAATTAATGACCTTTTCGGTTAAATTATCCTCATCTTCACCCGTGAACGTGATTAAAACATTATTTACTGCATGAGTGATGATTTTTTGAGGCTGGAAGTAGAATTCATCCCTTAAGAGATAATACTCATAACCTGTATAGATGTTCTTTTCACTGAGGTCATGCTCATACAGCGCATCGAAAACAACATCAGCCAATCCACTGCCTACACCCAAATCCTCAAAATTAACCACAAAGTAACCTTCATCCTTTAAAATGGAAATGTACTCGCTACTGGTATCTGCAATATCATTTAGCACCAATTGTGGAGAGTATTCCCTCAGACAGGTAATCAAATCGTCCCTGCCATCATAAATCTTATAATTATAATTGTATTTCTTGATTATGTCAATTCCCAATTGGTGGCTTTCATCCAACAGGAACAAGACATCATGGAAGACCAACTTGGAGGCAACGGATAGGCATCGATTGATATGCTTGTTTCCTACACTTTCAGAAGCATTTGGAACAATAGCTATCTTTTGCCTTTGAAGATATTTTTCCGCAATCCACCAATCCTCATAATTTGTCACATCCACACTTTCCTCCTGGGACACCTCAACTATATCGATGTTGGTTCCCAAACGTGAAAATTCATTGACAAACTTTCTGCGGGTTGCCAAAATGGCTCCGGTTTCCTTAAAATCTTTCGGCAGGTCTTGCCTGTTTTTCCTTTCGATGTAATTTGGGAAGAACCTTTCATTGTTCTCATCATATCCCCAACTTAATCGCCTATCGTCTACAACAGTTATGACACTGTCAATGGCAAAATCTTCAAATTTCTCGATAACCTGATCAAGTGTGGAAGTTTTGATTAATGGAGAAGTTGGTTGAAGAGTTATGACAAGGTCATATTCGTCGAAAGCCAATTTTTCCTTTTGAACCATTGCATCATAAACGACAGGATCCAATGGAGTTTCATCAGTGGACAATTCTTCAGAACGCCTAATGACGCTAGCTCCAAATTTTTCACTAAGCAATGCAATTTCAGAATCATCAGTAGTTATAACAACATCATCAACATACTCTGAGGATTTAGCCACATTAATGGAATATGAAATCAATGGTTGACCATCCAATAATCTGACGTTTTTGCGAGGAATACCCTTTGAACCTCCCCTTGCTGGAATAACTACTAAAATTTTATTATTGTTAAACATATTATCCCTATAAAGTACAATAAAATTTAATTAATAACAATAGTAAATATAGTTATAATATAATATTAAATCTTCGGTGTTAATATGAGTATGAAAGATATGTCAAACAAGCTATTAGAGAAAATAAATGAATTAGCTACTCCCGTTAAAATAATGCACGTGTGCGGTTCACATGAACATACAATAATGGAAAATGGAATAAGAACTTTACTTCCAGAGGAAGTAGAAATCATTGCCGGACCAGGATGTCCTGTTTGTGTCGTTCCATCACGTGAAATCGATGAGGCTTTGGAACTTATCGACAAAGGAGTTACAATAACCACCTTTGGAGATATGCTAAGGGTTCCAGGTTCTGAAAAATCCCTAGCAGATGCCAAAGCAGAAGGTGGAGACGTTAGGGTTGTTTATGGAATAAACAGGGCAATCGAAATTGCTGAAAAAACAGACAATGACGTTGCATTTATCTCAGCAGGCTTTGAAACAACAGCCCCAACAACCGCTGCAGAATTGCTTGCGACACCTCCTGAAAACTTCTCAGTGCTTTCATGCCACAGACTCATACCTCCTGCTATCGATTTTTTAATCAATTCCGGAGAGACAAGTTTGAATGCATTGATTCAGCCTGGACATGTCTGCACAATCATTGGAACAAAACCTTTCGAATACTTCTCAACCGACTATGGAATACCTCAGGCAGTAGCTGGATTCAATCCATTGGACATACTGATGTCCGTTTACATGATTTTAAGACAAATCAAAAACGAAACACCGAAAATAGAAAATGAATACAAAAGAGCCGTGAAGGATGAAGGTAACGTCATCGCACAGGAAATGATTGATCAGGTATTCGATGTGGATTCAAGGGAATGGAGAGGATTTCCTAAAATCCCTAATTCAATCCTTGAAATCAAGGACGAATTCAGCGAATTCAACGCACGTGAAAAATACGACATTGAAGTTAAGGACGTTACTGAAGCTCCAAAAGGATGTATTTGTGGCCCTATCTTAAGGGGTCTCGCAAGACCTGAAGACTGCAAGCTATTCAGAAAGGCATGCAATCCGCTTCATCCGATTGGCGCATGTATGGTAAGTAAAGAAGGAACATGCAACATCGCACACAGATATTCAAGAGGATAACATGACAATAGAAGCAATAGCAGTAGACATCGATGGAACAATAACCGATGATGAAAGAAAAATCTGCATTTCAGCAATTGAAGCATTGAGAAAGGCGGAAGAGGCAGGAATCCCAACAATTATTGTTACTGGAAACGTTGTCAATTACGCATATGCAACCGAAGTCCTGATAGGATGCAGCGGAGGACTTGTAGCGGAAAACGGAGGCATTGTCTTTAAGGAAGGAGAAAACAACAATGCCGTTGAGACAATGGTCGAACGTGACTTTGTCACATCCGCAGAAAAGCACCTGAAAGAAAAATTAGGCGAGAAATTTGACATGCACGCCTCACACGACAACATGTACAGGCTGACCGAGACAGTATTCTACAAGACCCTTGAGAGAAAGGTGTTGGAAGACGCCCTTGAGGATTTTGAATACCTGGACAGACTTGAGATTTATGACAGCGGCTTTGCGCTTCACATTACCGACAAAAGAGTCAACAAGGGAACCTCACTCAAGTACCTATGTGAAAGAAACGGAATCAACATGGAAAACGTGATGGCTATCGGCGACAGCGAGAACGATGAGGACTTCCTGAGGGAAGTGGGCTATAAGATTGCCGTTGGAAACGCTGACGATAAACTAAAAGAAATAAGTACATATGCCTGTGAAAAATTCTATGGCGATGGCGTGGCTGAAGCAATAGAAAAATTTGCCCTATAGTGATAATATGATATATGAAATAGCGGAAAGTGTAAAGAAGACTGTTGAAAACAATTGTGACGCTTACGAAATTTATATTGATGAATCAAAAACAATAGAACTGGACTCCCTAAAAGAGGAATTGAATTTCGCTAAAGAGGAAATTGACCTTGGAGTAGGAATTAGAGTCCTTAAAGACAAAAAACAAGGTTTCGCATTTACCTCAAACCTTGACAACCTCACACAAACAGCGCAGAAAGCAATCGACAATGCCAAACTGACAAAGATTGATGATAACTACGCATTTGCAGAAGTTGAAAAGGTATCTGAAGTTAAGGATGTCTATGACAATAAGTTCAATGACTTGAGTCTTGATGAAGCGGTTGAATTCTTGAAAACCACAATCGAAACAGCCAGTGACAGCGGTTGTGAAGTGACTGGTTCCGGTTTCAGCGCAAGTGAAGGAAGGTCATTAATTGTGAACTCCAACGGAGTTTCCATTGAGGACGAAGGAACAGGATTCGGATTGGGCCTGTCCGTAACCATTCAAAAAGATGGCGAAATTGCGACAGCATACAATTCACAATCATCAAGATTCTTCGATATTGATGGAGAGAAATTAGCTAATGAAGTATGTGACCTGGCAAAAAGTTCTCTTAACACAAAACCTATCGAAACCAATGATTATGATGTTGTTTTAGATTACTACGCTGCAGTTGGCCTATTGCAAACATACATCAGCGCATTCAATGGTGAAAATGTCTTAAGGGGAAGATCAATTCTCAAAGACAAACTGGGCTCAGAGATTGCAAATCCTACATTAAGCATTATCGACAATCCATTGCTTGATAAGGGGATGTACACCTCAAAATGCGATGGGGAAGGAAGCGTGTCACGCAAAACCAGTCTAATAAAAGATGGAGTTCTAAATTCATTCATCTATGACATTTACAATGCTAACAAAGTTGGTGAAAAAACCACCTCTAACGGACTTAGGGGAAGCTACTTTACCACACCAATGATTGCACCGACAAATCTTGAATTTGAGTTCGGAGAAATGAGGGATTTGAGTGAAATCAAGAATGGCGTCTTGACAACCAGCGTTTTAGGAGCCCACACTGCAAATCCAATTTCAGGAGACTTTTCAGTAGAGGCAAGCAACGCCTTTAAAATAGAAAATGGAGAACTGACCGACCCAATCAATAAAGCGATGATTTCAGGAAACATATTTGAAATCATGAAAAATGTTGAAGGTCTAAATTCAGAAATAAAACAGTACGGTTCATTTATCATTCCAAAATTATTGGTGCATGATTTAAGAGTTGTCGGACAGTAAATGAAAAATTTAAAAAAAAATAGAGTGAGAAAAATTACATTTTTCTTAATTTTTCTCTATATCTGTTGATTGTATCATTTTTGTATTCGATTTTAAGGTAATCCTCAGTCAATTGCTTA of the Methanobrevibacter thaueri genome contains:
- the oadA gene encoding sodium-extruding oxaloacetate decarboxylase subunit alpha codes for the protein MAKVRFTETALRDAHQSLLATRMRTRDMIPIAEEMDKVGYFSVEAWGGATFDTCIRYLNEDPWERLRQLKSEFNHTPIQMLLRGQNLVGYKHYPDDIVTKFVEKSYENGVDVFRIFDALNDIRNMEKSIKVAKAQGAHVQGTISYTISPVHTLDDFVNLAKELEALDCDSVAIKDMAGLITPTAAYNLVSALKEETDLLVDLHCHCTSGMTPISYYAACQAGVDILDTAISPLAWGTSQPPTESMVAALQGTEFDTGLDLKLLTSIKKYFEDIKEKYAGILDPISESVDADVLLYQIPGGMLSNLISQLKEQNALDRYNDVLDEMPRVRKDMGYPPLVTPTSQIVGIQSVMNVLGGERYKTVSNEVKEYMKGMYGKSPAPVNAEISKRIIGDDEVITCRPADLLEPEFDKFKSEGEKEGFVKSDEDALTYALYPPIAPKFLKGEAEEEELKPAHTITEDEGIGIPTQYNVEVDGDVFEVKIMPTGFMEIEETESGNFKPVEGAVPSPMQGMVIKLNVNVGDKVAQGSTIAVIEAMKMENDIQSEVDGTVEEIFVEPGDAVSIGDTLMVIK
- a CDS encoding glycosyltransferase family 39 protein → MFEEFKISKKDKYYLLFILIYGIILVGYYINFNYSLGIDCSDVYVYLLNSLYYAGYDVNVTYNIFLSPVICILTSILFRFGLVDKLAIMIVTGAFAIFGNVGLYLLLRRFFDEELSLTGTIIYSSLTLYLTWLANGTLDIPGVSMTIWAALFGYLALKENPKFYIPLLLFLVLGLFTRYTVILSYPAFALYYVIERGFRIESQDKKYILRGILIGIIILAITLGFVIIIGHGSFEAGAQMARGIQGTLGSQNDPAYNPDFSYYLMNMLNFVSNSHTYFDGNPVLDSATPLSWAILAILGAGMGLWIYEHRRSLEKKDMIPALFFIMGIVSFTRVTSIVTILLVLIGLFFLGKDSENKIVYLMIGWILSNFIFYSFNPVKVNRYILPVFPPIIYFVILSIQTINDRFDINKNIIPIILIALFIVQAFAFTFTFEPTTQYITTEEVSNYIIENNPDYESIKIGVYNIRPFSWWLGANATGIPVSNQTEIDSSNVTYYISNMKLDNLTNYSEIKNINEIYLYEKINV
- a CDS encoding NERD domain-containing protein translates to MKVVCCKNCGAKYQLDDDDDITTFECSSCAGDLEYLEEYSNSENTSNSSFMDSFKYDNSYIVQCEDCGLKYKIKSSDSILDYECDSCGGSLRYLDEEMNKELDQYLEEREKELETIRQQNQVNKPTSEELTNEEPDRLKSFTEKIGDFFSEESMLKIANDEKQEIELEEEEVGKTARTTIPDAVLTKFGKEFAVPNTEDYEILKTFLKDEFFKSMGQYYPKVDNQPTGSFLDKISMKEPEGKDLVPNETSINDNDTSIFDVEALNMNEIILLVGAGIFILSIIEILIINSGIGIIALFIGVIMLCFGLYKTRDVKQTEERTRIIREHLLTLPEEYYVFYNVKTPTAPSGINHLVVGPTGIYALLSQKYNPKLRLESENENLNLIGSTELDEDKIEEVPTKDNTRRFRYTTKQAKFSQDDKVKQKALTLGEDLINFLNDNNIKNCFVEPLVGFINNEVVVINMPLTDEDLFIDELLNQIKTSTIKLDQETIDKCAVLLSHFSADCSAEF
- a CDS encoding UbiA family prenyltransferase; translated protein: MNPYIEILRPGNVIMAVIAIVLVAIVGHTVSLPIILAMLAVFFEISAGNVINDYFDYKIDLINKPHRPIPSGRISPKSGRNYAYVLFVLGTVCGFLISYLNKDWTAFIIVLISDVILYVYARNLKSTPLIGNLTVGFMTGLCFAFGGYAINNPQIIATSWFLGFFAFVMTTAREITKDIEDMEGDKAEGAKTFPILYGAKLSAIIAFALIIIDCLLCPLLYIQNVFNIIYLAIIAIAVVIFLYSGILIIKNQDTKTAAKASKYLKIGILIAFVAFALGSF
- a CDS encoding inositol-3-phosphate synthase; translation: MDKIKIAIVGLGNCASSLIQGIHYYDGKKPEDAIGLMHWDIGGYTPSDIEVVAAFDVDARKVGKTIDEAIFAKPNCTTIFQEDIPKYDVKVCMGHVLDGVAEHMSNYDDEYTFVVSDEEPVDVVSVLKESGAEILVNYLPVGSEEAARYYAQCALDADVAYVNCMPVFIVSDDEWDAKFKAKGIPIVGDDIKAQIGATITHRTLASLFMDRGVKLDRTYQINTGGNTDFLNMLNRERLDSKKESKTEAVQSVLTERMDDRDIHIGPSDYVPWQNDNKLCFLRMEGRTFGDVPMNIELRLSVEDSPNSAGCVIDAVRCCKIGLERGIGGQLTSISSYTMKHPPIQYTDDEAYENVEKFISGELER